A region from the Planctomycetota bacterium genome encodes:
- a CDS encoding phosphate/phosphite/phosphonate ABC transporter substrate-binding protein, giving the protein MSADPILVGAVAYDPKAVTIWEGLREHFRDRGVPMDFVLFSNYERQVEELLAGHVDIAWNTPLAHVRVRRRTGGRSISLGMRDTDRDFRSKILVRRNAGIRTLSDLRGKILAVGSRDSTQARILPLHFLSREGLDLSAVRLLPFDTDVGKHGDTGTSELEVLRALHEGRADAGAVGDLVWVAEQAAGHVDPSRVEVLWTTPPFDHCMFDALPSAAPAKLEAFREALFAMRWEDPRHRRIMELEGLKAWVPPREEGYRSLHEALEAQERG; this is encoded by the coding sequence GAGCATTTCCGGGACCGCGGAGTCCCGATGGATTTCGTCCTGTTTTCCAACTACGAACGTCAGGTCGAGGAACTGCTCGCCGGCCACGTGGATATCGCGTGGAACACCCCTCTGGCCCACGTGCGGGTGCGGCGGCGCACGGGGGGCCGATCGATCTCGCTCGGGATGAGGGATACGGATCGCGATTTCCGCTCCAAGATTCTCGTCCGCCGGAACGCGGGAATCCGCACGCTGTCCGATCTGCGCGGAAAGATCCTGGCCGTCGGAAGCCGCGATTCGACCCAGGCCCGGATCCTGCCCCTTCACTTTCTGTCCAGGGAGGGGCTCGATCTCTCCGCGGTGCGCCTTCTGCCGTTCGACACGGACGTCGGCAAGCACGGAGACACGGGAACCAGCGAGCTCGAGGTCCTCCGGGCGCTCCATGAGGGGCGCGCGGACGCCGGCGCCGTGGGCGATCTCGTCTGGGTCGCCGAGCAGGCCGCCGGCCACGTGGACCCGTCGCGCGTCGAAGTCCTCTGGACGACGCCTCCGTTCGATCATTGCATGTTCGACGCGCTCCCCTCCGCCGCGCCGGCCAAGCTCGAGGCCTTCCGGGAAGCGCTCTTCGCCATGCGCTGGGAAGATCCCCGCCACCGCCGCATCATGGAGCTCGAGGGCCTGAAGGCCTGGGTGCCGCCGAGGGAAGAAGGATACCGAAGCCTTCACGAGGCGCTGGAGGCGCAGGAACGCGGATGA